Proteins encoded together in one Lathyrus oleraceus cultivar Zhongwan6 chromosome 5, CAAS_Psat_ZW6_1.0, whole genome shotgun sequence window:
- the LOC127081652 gene encoding protein NRT1/ PTR FAMILY 5.4, translating into MAMEENKRDVKDQPTKPKRGGWHAAIFIIVMEAAEQFANIGLSTNLILYLNKALNEPLTEAAKNRNTWVGVSSIFPLLGGFIADSYLGRFNTIFIASLIYLLGMIILTISVSILKNKKLFFVALYILSVGDGGHKPCVQTFAADQFAEDTEEEKDAKRSFFNWWYMSIVIGSVFAVFVIGYLMENVSWTVGLVVLASMLAVALSIFLLGMKRYTKERPTGSPITSIARVFVAASRKWRVKNTPGRDNYCYGDDHDSLHTSQSSTAIQTLAHTDQFKFLDKAMIIDEQDTSRKDINPWRLCSMTQVEEVKLVIRLIPIWLTCLMFTVVQSQLGTFFVKQTSTLDRSTVQHFLIPPSALQGLVGIVILFAVPIYDKVFVPFARKITGHHSGITVLQRIGVGLFLSVFTMIIAALVETKRVDIAKNHNLLDNTHGKEITIPMSIWWMLPQYAICGVSDAFTIVGLQELFYDQMPDTMRSLGAAAYLSIVGVGSFVSNGIINLVVIVTSKSGEKWLGSDLNRAHLNYFYGVLAMLSALNLCVYVWIAKGFVYKKKHVVETITV; encoded by the exons ATGGCTATGGAAGAAAACAAACGTGATGTCAAAGACCAACCTACCAAACCCAAAAGAGGAGGATGGCATGCTGCCATCTTCATCATAG TTATGGAAGCTGCAGAACAATTTGCAAACATTGGATTGAGTACTAATTTGATCTTATATTTAAACAAAGCACTTAATGAGCCATTAACTGAAGCTGCTAAGAACAGAAACACTTGGGTTGGTGTTTCTTCAATCTTTCCTTTGCTTGGTGGATTCATTGCTGATTCATATCTTGGTAGATTCAACACAATTTTCATTGCATCTCTCATCTATCTTTTG GGCATGATTATCTTGACAATATCTGTCTCTATACTAAAAAATAAGAAGTTGTTCTTTGTCGCGCTTTACATATTGTCTGTCGGTGACGGCGGACACAAACCATGCGTACAAACGTTTGCCGCCGACCAATTTGCCGAAGACACCGAGGAGGAGAAAGACGCCAAAAGATCATTCTTCAACTGGTGGTACATGTCAATTGTCATTGGTTCGGTTTTTGCCGTGTTCGTGATCGGGTACCTAATG GAAAATGTAAGTTGGACTGTTGGGCTTGTAGTGTTGGCATCAATGTTGGCTGTAGCATTGTCAATTTTCTTGCTGGGAATGAAAAGGTATACGAAGGAACGCCCAACGGGAAGCCCGATCACTAGTATTGCCCGAGTTTTTGTTGCTGCATCTCGTAAGTGGCGTGTGAAAAACACACCCGGTCGAGATAATTATTGCTACGGTGATGATCATGATAGCTTACATACTTCACAATCTTCGACCGCAATACAAACTTTGGCTCACACCGATCAATTCAA GTTTCTGGACAAAGCAATGATCATTGATGAACAAGATACATCAAGAAAGGATATAAATCCGTGGAGACTATGCTCAATGACTCAAGTCGAAGAAGTAAAGCTTGTGATTCGTCTCATTCCTATATGGCTAACTTGCTTAATGTTTACGGTTGTTCAAAGTCAGTTAGGAACATTTTTCGTCAAACAAACTAGCACATTAGACCGATCAACGGTACAACATTTCTTAATTCCTCCATCAGCACTTCAAGGCTTAGTTGGAATTGTGATCTTGTTTGCAGTGCCAATCTATGACAAAGTTTTCGTCCCGTTCGCAAGAAAAATTACGGGACATCATTCTGGTATAACTGTTTTGCAAAGGATCGGAGTTGGTCTTTTTTTGTCCGTATTTACTATGATTATTGCAGCTCTTGTTGAAACTAAAAGGGTTGATATTGCTAAGAATCATAATCTCTTAGACAATACTCATGGCAAAGAAATTACTATACCAATGAGTATTTGGTGGATGTTGCCTCAATATGCTATTTGCGGAGTTTCAGATGCATTTACGATTGTTGGATTACAAGAATTGTTCTATGATCAAATGCCGGATACAATGAGAAGTTTGGGAGCTGCAGCATATCTAAGTATAGTTGGAGTTGGAAGTTTTGTTAGCAATGGTATTATAAATCTTGTAGTGATAGTTACTTCAAAGAGTGGTGAAAAATGGTTGGGAAGTGATTTGAATAGGGCACATCTTAATTACTTTTATGGGGTATTGGCTATGTTAAGTGCTCTTAATCTTTGTGTTTATGTGTGGATAGCCAAAGGTTTTGTGTACAAAAAGAAACATGTGGTTGAAacaattacggtgtag